A single Pristis pectinata isolate sPriPec2 chromosome 6, sPriPec2.1.pri, whole genome shotgun sequence DNA region contains:
- the LOC127571155 gene encoding UDP-GalNAc:beta-1,3-N-acetylgalactosaminyltransferase 1-like, protein MIMRLISQRKWLFLLLLFSVVFWLIFCTYNTKENISWWWFYKQKPIYKRNSSFTLTPYLKCEGDDHFLVILVATRPNEIEARQAIRVTWGQERMWLSKKVLTLFLIGKDAEHQSHGKQSVEEEFAQYGDIISQNFIESYNNLTLKTMMAFQWISEFCPKAEYVMKVDSDVFINVKYLVTYLLKINKNVSSDFFTGYPFINTKPHRGFVKKAYISKTDYPFSIYPPYCSGLGYVFSGELGLKIYNMMSHVKPIRFEDVYVGICLKILGVNLHIPEEGLFFLKQVKFDKCLFSRLIAVHDVTPQQLNSYWEDLQGLEISTC, encoded by the coding sequence ATGATCATGAGACTGAtttcccagaggaagtggctttTTTTACTCCTTCTGTTCAGTGTTGTCTTTTGGTTGATATTTTGCACATATAACACAAAGGAAAACATCAGTTGGTGGTGGTTCTACAAGCAAAAGCCAATCTATAAGAGGAACTCTAGTTTTACTTTGACTCCATATCTGAAATGTGAAGGTGACGATCATTTTCTAGTTATACTAGTTGCTACAAGACCGAATGAAATAGAGGCACGACAGGCAATCAGAGTAACATGGGGACAGGAACGGATGTGGTTGAGCAAAAAAGTCTTGACTCTGTTTTTGATCGGAAAAGATGCTGAACATCAGAGTCATGGGAAGCAATCGGTGGAGGAAGAATTTGCTCAGTATGGAGACATAATTAGCCAGAATTTTATAGAATCTTACAATAACCTGACCTTGAAGACAATGATGGCATTTCAGTGGATTTCAGAATTTTGTCCCAAGGCTGAATATGTGATGAAAGTAGATTCTGATGTATTTATAAATGTAAAGTATTTAGTTACGTATTtgctaaaaattaataaaaatgtttccaGTGACTTTTTTACAGGCTATCCCTTTATCAACACTAAACCACACAGAGGTtttgttaaaaaggcatacatTTCAAAAACTGACTATCCTTTCAGTATATATCCTCCATATTGTAGTGGCCTTGGTTATGTTTTCTCTGGGGAATTGGGTTTAAAGATATATAACATGATGAGCCATGTTAAACCAATTAGATTTGAGGATGTATATGTTGGAATTTGTTTGAAGATATTAGGTGTAAATCTACATATTCCAGAAGAAGGGTTGTTCTTCCTAAAACAAGTGAAGTTTGACAAGTGTCTGTTCAGCAGGTTGATTGCGGTACATGATGTCACTCCACAGCAGTTGAACAGTTACTGGGAGGATCTCCAAGGATTGGAGATAAGCACCTGTTGA